The following are encoded in a window of Platichthys flesus chromosome 11, fPlaFle2.1, whole genome shotgun sequence genomic DNA:
- the LOC133964890 gene encoding ly6/PLAUR domain-containing protein 2-like produces the protein MKMLLSFVLLSLLFPPALALECYVCSNATTNEQCNQNSQVCQSPLNTCMTTVDTQGQAKAIVKQCASEATCNGAAASSSVDANGNGNSVNCCNSFNLCNFSGAESVRVHTTLLLLTGVVLRLLSL, from the exons ATGAAGATGCTCCTCAGCTTtgtgctcctctccctcctcttccccccag CTTTGGCACTGGAGTGCTACGTGTGCAGTAATGCTACCACCAACGAACAATGCAACCAGAACTCTCAGGTGTGTCAGTCACCGCTGAACACGTGCATGACAACCGTCGACACTCAAG gtCAAGCCAAAGCCATAGTGAAGCAGTGTGCCAGTGAGGCCACGTGCAACGGAGCGGCCGCGTCCTCCTCAGTCGATGCAAACGGAAACGGAAACTCCGTCAACTGCTGCAACAGCTTCAACTTGTGTAACTTTAGCGGCGCCGAGTCCGTCCGCGTGCACACGACCCTTCTCCTGCTCACTGGAGTTGTGTTACGACTGTTGTCACTGTGA